One Ahaetulla prasina isolate Xishuangbanna chromosome 1, ASM2864084v1, whole genome shotgun sequence DNA window includes the following coding sequences:
- the DEGS2 gene encoding sphingolipid delta(4)-desaturase/C4-monooxygenase DES2: MGNRVTRGDFEWVYTDQPHTQRRKEILARYPAIKSLMGSDPRLKWIVTGMVFTQLLACYLTRNLAWKWVFFWAYGFGGCINHSITLAIHDISHNVAFGNKRAKWNRWFAVFANLPVGLPYSASFKKYHIDHHRYLGGDALDVDIPTDFEGWFFCTPFRKLIWIAIQPFAYSLRPLYVNPKAITEMEIFNALIQFSIDLIIYYLWGWKPIVYLIAGTILAMGLHPISGHFIAEHYMFLKGYETYSYYGPLNWLTFNVGYHMEHHDFPSIPGSRLPMVKKIAAEYYDTLPQHQSWVLVLWDFVFDDNIGPYSRVKRKCKLVSKSS; the protein is encoded by the exons cCAGATATCCAGCCATCAAGTCTTTAATGGGTTCAGATCCCCGTTTAAAATGGATTGTGACAGGAATGGTATTCACTCAGCTTCTTGCCTGTTACCTGACGAGAAATTTAGCCTGGAAGTGGGTTTTCTTCTGGGCTTATGGTTTTGGGGGCTGCATCAACCACTCCATAACATTAGCAATCCATGACATCTCTCACAATGTTGCCTTTGGCAACAAGCGGGCCAAGTGGAATAGGTGGTTTGCAGTCTTTGCCAACTTGCCTGTTGGATTACCTTACTCTGCCTCTTTCAAGAAGTACCACATTGATCACCATCGATACCTTGGTGGAGATGCTTTGGATGTGGACATTCCAACTGATTTTGAGGGCTGGTTCTTCTGTACTCCATTTCGGAAACTAATCTGGATTGCCATCCAGCCATTTGCTTACAGTTTGAGGCCACTATATGTCAACCCCAAAGCAATTACTGAGATGGAAATATTTAATGCTTTGATACAATTCTCCATCGACCTTATAATCTATTATTTGTGGGGTTGGAAGCCTATTGTTTATTTAATAGCAGGAACGATCCTGGCCATGGGTTTGCACCCTATTTCTGGGCATTTCATAGCAGAGCATTACATGTTTTTGAAAGGATATGAGACATATTCGTACTATGGACCCCTCAACTGGCTCACCTTTAATGTTGGCTATCATATGGAACACCATGATTTTCCCAGCATTCCTGGATCTAGGCTGCCAATG GTAAAGAAAATAGCAGCTGAATATTATGACACCCTACCTCAACACCAGTCATGGGTACTTGTTCTCTGGGACTTTGTTTTTGATGATAACATCGGTCCTTATTCAAGGGTTAAAAGAAAGTGTAAATTGGTTTCTAAATCTTCCTAG